From a region of the Rhodococcus sp. 4CII genome:
- the groL gene encoding chaperonin GroEL (60 kDa chaperone family; promotes refolding of misfolded polypeptides especially under stressful conditions; forms two stacked rings of heptamers to form a barrel-shaped 14mer; ends can be capped by GroES; misfolded proteins enter the barrel where they are refolded when GroES binds) translates to MSKQIEFNEIARRSLERGVDKLADAVKVTLGPRGRHVVLAKAFGGPTVTNDGVSIAREIELEDPFENLGAQLVKSVATKTNDVAGDGTTTATVLAQAIVRGGLKNIAAGANPMALGIGINAAADKVVEALLAVAKPVEGKNSIAQVATVSSRDEEIGEMVGEALTRVGTDGVVTVEESSTLATELVITEGVQFDKGYLSPYFVTDLDAQKAVYEDALVLLFREKITSLPDFLPLLEKVAESGKPLLIIAEDVEGEVLSTLVVNSIRKTIKAVAVKAPFFGDRRKAFLDDLAVVTGGTVINSDVGLTLKDAGLDLLGSARRVVVSKDETTIVDGAGTDDDIKGRVAQLRREIENTDSDWDREKLEERLAKLAGGVAVIKVGAATETDLKERKFRVEDAVNAAKAAVAEGIVPGGGSALVQASTELTDNLGLTGDEGTGVKVVREALQAPLFWIASNAGLDGSVVTSKVAEQPKGHGFNAATLTYGDLLADGVVDPVKVTRSAVVNAASVARMILTTESAVVDKPAEEEEAHTGHGHSH, encoded by the coding sequence ATGTCCAAGCAGATTGAGTTCAACGAGATCGCACGCCGGTCTCTCGAGCGTGGAGTCGACAAGCTTGCCGACGCGGTCAAGGTGACCTTGGGTCCGCGTGGCCGCCACGTAGTGCTGGCAAAGGCCTTCGGCGGCCCGACCGTCACCAACGACGGCGTCAGCATCGCCCGGGAAATCGAGCTCGAGGACCCGTTCGAGAACCTCGGCGCGCAACTCGTCAAGAGCGTCGCCACCAAGACCAACGACGTCGCAGGCGATGGCACCACCACCGCGACCGTGCTGGCCCAGGCCATCGTGCGGGGCGGTCTGAAGAACATTGCCGCGGGTGCGAACCCGATGGCACTCGGCATCGGCATCAACGCCGCTGCAGACAAGGTCGTCGAGGCACTGCTCGCCGTCGCGAAGCCGGTGGAGGGCAAGAACTCCATCGCCCAGGTCGCGACCGTCTCCTCGCGCGACGAGGAGATCGGCGAGATGGTCGGCGAGGCGCTCACCCGCGTCGGCACCGACGGTGTCGTCACGGTGGAGGAGTCCTCGACCCTGGCGACCGAGCTCGTGATCACCGAGGGAGTCCAGTTCGACAAGGGCTACCTGTCGCCGTACTTCGTGACGGACCTCGACGCACAGAAGGCTGTGTACGAGGACGCACTCGTGCTGCTGTTCCGCGAGAAGATCACGTCCCTGCCCGATTTCCTGCCGCTGCTGGAGAAGGTGGCCGAGAGCGGCAAACCGCTCCTCATCATCGCGGAGGACGTCGAGGGCGAGGTTCTCTCGACGCTCGTGGTCAACTCCATCCGAAAGACCATCAAGGCCGTCGCCGTCAAGGCGCCGTTCTTCGGTGACCGCCGGAAGGCGTTCCTCGACGATCTCGCCGTCGTCACCGGTGGCACGGTCATCAACTCCGACGTCGGCCTCACGCTGAAGGATGCAGGCCTGGACCTGCTCGGCAGCGCACGTCGCGTCGTGGTCAGCAAGGACGAGACCACCATCGTCGACGGCGCCGGAACCGACGACGACATCAAGGGCCGCGTCGCGCAGTTGCGCCGCGAAATCGAGAACACCGACTCCGACTGGGATCGCGAGAAGCTCGAAGAGCGTCTGGCGAAGCTGGCCGGTGGCGTCGCCGTCATCAAGGTCGGCGCAGCCACCGAGACGGACCTCAAGGAGCGCAAGTTCCGCGTCGAGGACGCCGTCAACGCCGCGAAGGCCGCAGTCGCCGAGGGCATCGTCCCCGGTGGCGGTTCCGCCCTCGTCCAGGCGAGCACCGAGCTGACCGACAACCTCGGTCTGACCGGTGACGAAGGCACGGGCGTCAAGGTCGTGCGCGAAGCCCTGCAGGCGCCGTTGTTCTGGATCGCCAGCAACGCCGGCCTCGACGGGTCCGTCGTGACCAGCAAGGTTGCCGAGCAGCCCAAGGGGCACGGCTTCAACGCCGCCACCCTCACCTACGGCGATCTGCTCGCCGACGGTGTCGTCGACCCGGTGAAGGTCACCCGCTCCGCGGTCGTCAACGCGGCCTCGGTCGCGCGGATGATCCTCACCACCGAGAGCGCCGTCGTCGACAAGCCGGCGGAAGAGGAAGAGGCTCACACCGGTCACGGGCACAGCCACTAG
- the groES gene encoding co-chaperone GroES, with protein sequence MASVNIKPLEDKILVQANEAETTTASGLVIPDTAKEKPQEGTVVAVGEGRVNEQGNRIPVDVKEGDTVIYSKYGGTEIKYAGQEYLILSARDVLAVVSK encoded by the coding sequence GTGGCGAGCGTCAACATCAAGCCGCTCGAGGACAAGATCCTCGTCCAGGCCAACGAGGCTGAGACGACGACTGCCTCCGGCCTGGTCATTCCCGACACGGCCAAGGAGAAGCCCCAGGAGGGCACCGTCGTCGCAGTCGGCGAAGGCCGCGTCAACGAGCAGGGCAACCGCATCCCGGTCGACGTCAAGGAGGGTGACACCGTCATCTACTCCAAGTACGGCGGAACCGAGATCAAGTACGCCGGCCAGGAGTACCTGATCCTGTCGGCACGCGACGTGCTGGCTGTCGTCTCCAAGTAA
- a CDS encoding TIGR03767 family metallophosphoesterase: MSDINRRKFLTIAGLGAVGTVGFGARPWGLQYAGAAPLPTSGAGTTLEAVAVPLGTSGYRRLGAGAGWPTIVRTELAEARSGREDRRTALASLVQLTDVHLVDAQSPMRFEYVHPFTGSAFRPHETLTSQGLVALVARVNALASGPHTRRPFDAVVSTGDNTDNKEFAELGWFLTALNGGTIVPNTGAPDRYEGVQNSGADLYWNPESSVQDMYKKAGFPEIPGLLDAAIRPVTSPGLRTPWYCVFGNHDDSVEGTVPSGIPPLEAMYTGSLKFEVPGSPEQAKAVDIATKFDPGAVPGALSAFTTPPRVVTPDPARAPFTPRQFIAAHLDPANTGPGPAGHGFAPDAGETGIGYYSFDITPGVVGISMDSTNRAGFVDGSLGAAQFQWIEDTLTAGSSRYYDTAGRPVSQARNDTWFVLFSHHTSGSMDNVVPDPSAPAEPRIRGSRLVDLLHRFPNVLAWVNGHTHENRITPWPGATPEQSFWEINTASHIDFPQHGRIVEVVDNADGTLSLLTTLFEADSPYAVDHTDLSPLGLASLYRELSFNDIHADPDLLGGTPDRNVELVLVSGR, translated from the coding sequence GTGTCTGACATCAATCGGCGTAAATTCCTGACAATTGCCGGGCTCGGGGCCGTCGGAACAGTGGGGTTCGGTGCACGCCCGTGGGGGTTGCAGTACGCGGGGGCGGCGCCGCTTCCCACGTCCGGGGCGGGGACCACGCTCGAAGCGGTTGCCGTCCCACTCGGAACCTCGGGGTACCGCAGGCTCGGCGCGGGAGCGGGATGGCCGACGATCGTCCGCACCGAACTCGCCGAGGCCCGCAGCGGGCGCGAAGACCGTCGCACCGCCCTCGCCTCCCTCGTCCAGCTCACGGACGTGCACCTGGTCGACGCCCAGTCCCCGATGCGCTTCGAATACGTGCACCCCTTCACCGGTTCCGCATTCCGCCCACACGAGACGCTCACCTCACAGGGTCTCGTCGCGCTGGTCGCACGCGTCAACGCGCTCGCGTCCGGCCCGCACACGCGGCGCCCGTTCGACGCCGTCGTGAGCACCGGCGACAACACCGACAACAAGGAGTTCGCCGAACTCGGTTGGTTCCTCACCGCGCTCAACGGGGGCACCATCGTCCCCAACACGGGTGCCCCGGACCGCTACGAAGGCGTGCAGAATTCGGGTGCGGATCTGTACTGGAACCCCGAATCCTCCGTCCAGGACATGTACAAGAAGGCCGGCTTCCCGGAGATCCCCGGACTGCTCGACGCCGCGATCCGTCCCGTCACGAGCCCCGGCCTGCGCACCCCCTGGTACTGCGTCTTCGGCAATCACGACGACTCGGTGGAAGGCACCGTCCCGAGCGGCATCCCCCCGCTCGAAGCCATGTACACCGGTTCGCTGAAGTTCGAGGTCCCCGGATCACCGGAGCAGGCGAAGGCGGTCGACATCGCCACCAAGTTCGACCCCGGGGCCGTTCCCGGCGCGCTGTCCGCATTCACGACCCCACCGCGAGTCGTCACACCCGACCCCGCGCGGGCGCCGTTCACACCGCGCCAGTTCATCGCCGCGCACCTGGACCCGGCCAACACGGGCCCCGGACCGGCCGGTCACGGTTTCGCGCCCGATGCCGGCGAGACCGGCATCGGCTACTACTCGTTCGACATCACCCCGGGCGTGGTCGGCATCAGCATGGATTCCACCAACCGGGCGGGGTTCGTCGACGGCTCGCTCGGCGCGGCGCAGTTCCAGTGGATCGAGGACACCCTGACGGCAGGGAGCAGCCGCTACTACGACACGGCAGGCCGCCCGGTGTCGCAGGCCCGCAACGACACATGGTTCGTCCTGTTCAGCCACCACACCAGCGGCAGCATGGACAACGTCGTCCCCGACCCCTCGGCGCCGGCCGAGCCCCGGATCCGGGGCTCACGACTGGTGGATCTGCTGCACCGATTCCCGAACGTCCTCGCCTGGGTCAACGGACATACCCACGAGAACCGGATCACCCCGTGGCCCGGAGCGACTCCGGAGCAGTCGTTCTGGGAAATCAACACGGCCTCACACATCGACTTCCCTCAGCACGGCCGGATCGTCGAGGTGGTCGACAACGCCGACGGAACCCTGTCGCTGCTCACGACGCTGTTCGAGGCCGACAGCCCCTACGCCGTCGATCACACCGATCTCTCCCCACTCGGGTTGGCGTCGCTGTACCGGGAATTGTCGTTCAACGACATTCACGCGGACCCCGACCTGCTCGGCGGGACGCCGGACCGGAACGTGGAACTGGTGCTGGTGTCGGGCCGTTAG
- a CDS encoding potassium channel family protein, translating into MRRASDFRTLTRRERRRLVVRAVLRPLSTVVLCVVVYFATPWTSLGDLSAVLFLVGGIAVVVVAAVWQVRRIMRSEAPTLQAIEALALIVPLYLLGFATGYCLMSESDPGYFTEPLTRMGALYFSLTVFSTVGFGDIAATTDPSRAVVSVQMIGNLILLGVGIRVIVAAVQWARRRRT; encoded by the coding sequence ATGCGACGCGCCAGCGATTTCCGCACCCTCACGAGACGTGAGCGCCGACGGCTTGTAGTGCGCGCGGTTCTGCGCCCGCTGAGCACCGTCGTCCTGTGCGTAGTGGTGTATTTCGCCACGCCGTGGACCTCGTTGGGGGACCTGTCCGCCGTGCTCTTCCTGGTGGGCGGCATCGCCGTGGTCGTGGTGGCCGCAGTGTGGCAGGTCCGGCGGATCATGCGGTCCGAGGCACCCACCCTCCAGGCGATCGAGGCGCTGGCCCTCATCGTGCCGCTCTACCTGCTCGGCTTCGCGACCGGCTATTGCCTGATGTCCGAGAGTGATCCGGGCTACTTCACCGAACCCCTTACCCGCATGGGGGCTCTCTACTTCTCGCTCACCGTCTTTTCCACGGTCGGGTTCGGCGACATCGCCGCGACGACCGACCCGTCGCGAGCCGTAGTGAGCGTGCAGATGATCGGAAATCTGATCCTGCTCGGCGTCGGCATCCGCGTGATCGTCGCGGCCGTCCAGTGGGCCCGCAGGCGCCGGACCTAA